The sequence below is a genomic window from Corythoichthys intestinalis isolate RoL2023-P3 chromosome 4, ASM3026506v1, whole genome shotgun sequence.
TGTAGCTAACCTCCTTGGTCAGTTGATCCTGTAAGAACAGCACAAAACGTTTTACCTGTGAGACTTCTGCcctaaaaatacaacaaatttTTAAGGCAGGATGTGTTAGCAGTGAGAAGCACCTTGAGGGCCTGGTAGGCTTGAGTCACTGGCAACACTTTGTGGCCCTGATGGACGCGACGTAGCTTACACAGGGGGCACAGCAACCTCCGGCAAGTGCAGCAGTACCACTGCAGACGTTCCTGCTCATGGTCTGTGCACGTCAGAACCTTGAGGCAGAAAAACATTAGATTCAAAGGAAACTAGAGCATGGAGGAAAGAGTCATGAAAAGACAAACCTTTGGGCGAAAGTTGTTGGTGGGGAGGATGTGCTCATGCTGAGCTCGGGGGGTCCCCCAGGGGTGGTAAAGTTTGAAACATTCATTGCAGAAGTTGGCTTTACAGTCAGCGCAGCCTTTGGTGGCCTCCAGAGAATTTGGAGGCTTGCAGAAAGCGCACATGATGGCAATGCTCCCCAGACTCAATGTGAGCCTATAtctggaaaaagaaaaatgacaaaaatacttGCCTCTAATACCTTCCACGTTGGTCTAGGTCAGGGGTGCAAATTGTTTTTTGCGCCACGATCTATCtgaacagcagggggtgctgcataGCCTCATATGTCGCTCCCACCacataaaaaactatttacattattttcattatttatttaatatttaaccGAGATGAGCATACTTTGTATATTATAATTTACTGAGATAACATTCATATTTATCAAACTAtttcttttaatttaataaatatatgCACACAAACATAGTACAACAGCTGCCAAATTAGTCAGATGACCTTCTCATCTTGTCTCCTCTAAACTGAAATGACAACCTTTGCTGTTTCCCCATTGTTTATTTTGGTTACCGTTCCACGATGCGTTCCAGAGTGAGGTTGCGGGGACAGTCAGTCAGGCCTTTCTCGCCAAGCTCCACATCTTTCTGACAGGAAGGACACGGGAACGGCATGGGAGGAGGGACTGTCTCCTTACGCCGCCGCCCAGGGTATGTGCTGCATGCTTAGGATGAGAGAAAAGGTAAGGAGGTTGCAGGCAAGCAGATTGAATATGTGGAAAATTTGATCAACATAAAAGACTTAATGAAATAAGTTTGTATTTTTAGAGATGCCTTCATTTTGaagttttttatattttgtttgGCTTTTCCttatttacattctccaaaaGAAATACCACCATCATGGATGTAACACAAGAACTCACAGGACAGCAGTCCAGAAAATACAGAAGAATTTTTGGCATGTTTTCATTAACCTTCAGAATTTTACAGCCATCCATTTCAATAGAAGGGCAGCCATCATTGATGAAATCAAACAAGACCTTAGCTTACCTTGCAAAATCTCAGTTAAGGAAGCAACGATTTGAGGGAGaggagaggtttttttttttttcctttactgGTATTGCAGTGCTCTAGACTTACTAAATTTTACTCACGGTATtgaaattacagctctaaaatgtgttactttgatatatctgggtttaaaaaaaacaattctccattgaacaggatttttacttgtcaaaacattagcaaattagaacataagtataatgttaacatacatttttttaaaaagaacaaaaaaataactgaaatattctaaataaaatttaaataaatgcattcttttaggtgagcctaaacccacagctacagctcaacattaccttcagaacaaaaaaataatataattattttccataaaaacgtGTGTATGACCCGTATCAtgcttacattatacacacactctctctctttctcaacaccgaCAGAGACAACACAGAGAGAAAAACccccacgttttaccaccgctagacagtaGACACacaaaacacgctggagttaactcctgAAGcttgtgggaaacattcattacagtgtttactaacctttaattttgtataaatgcaaataatattggaggtattgcctccttggtagccaccctccacaagcatgttttacatgtcggttggccctgctCCTCTAAGCCGTAagtttctgtagctgaagtattcccataccagcgatttcgttttcttcgatgggggaaaatgttaaggagtttcacctcctccagccatcatgtagcacagctgacttactgacactgagcaacaaccggtgggggagggttgagccttgcagatgcaagcgagggatttctctctgcatttttgggacaaaaaatagctaataccttaggaacGGTATGATGGAATACTTTTGCGGTATTGAAACCttcacgttttcataccacggtataccttgaaactggtaatcggcacatgtctattccCGGTACTCAATTTTTAAAGATTCACTTTCAATCTTGATGTCACTCATGACTCACATAAATGCTGACATAGCCATCACGCACTTTGAAACctgtaacacacatacacacacacacttacaccACATCTAATCTTACCAGTTCTGAGAACACGATCCAGGTGGTCTGGAGTCTTGGGTGTGGGTCTGCGAGGCTGCCGAGGGGAGCGAGTGTTGGGTGTGGATGCTGGCGACCGGGGCTCTGGGGGGAGGTCAGGAAGAGGGAAGCCTCTCTGTACCAACACGTCAGCCGCACAGAGCAAGCAAACACTGTGCTGGCATGGCAGAAGGATAGGCTGTTTCACCATGTCGTTGCACACGGGGCATCGCAGCTCCTTCTCCATGCTCTTCATGTTAGACTGGAATGAGAAGAATATACAGTAGTATGATATAATAATCTATCCCTTACCTTGTTAAACAGCTCGAAGTTGCATTGCGTTTCTATGACAACGTGCATCCCCTCTGCATTACTATATGGTATATTTAAACATATTGGTCTCCACTCATAGAGGTTTTTTTCTATCCATTAACAACCTTCAGTTAGCAGTCAGTGGCTAAAAACAAGGCTAGATCGGTGCATCTGCAATTTTAAGGTGAAATGTCATAATGAAGCTGTACGTTCTTTGAGGTATTATTAATAACGTGTgatgaggtttttttttgttttttgtttttagataTATAGCCTACTCACGGTGATACGAAGCAAGGCGTCCATGATTGATGTGAAGCTTTTTAATTCCGTGTCTGCCATCCCTGCTCGAAGCAGAGCCGGCTTTTATGTCTGCTGTTGCAAAGTAGGCCTGCACACAGCCGAGTGACGTGCTTCTGTGAGCTATACACTGCACTGCCATGTATCCAATGCTGCTAGCAGTGATGCACAGAGAGAAAGATGGGAAACGTAGAGGGTGGGTTGGGCTGGTCTCGAGGCAGCCGCATTGAGGGAAACGCATCCGAACATTTTTCGACCCTCTTTGTgtgcacatgatgataataataatattaataataattacaacaataatataatattattgttgttgttgtaataaataaaaataacaataaaaattattattattattatgactatcattattatattttaaatgatttaaATTGCAATCGAGTTTGTTCACCTGAAAATTAATTATTTTCCCTTTTTCCTAGTACTGGATTCTGAATACAAAAATTCCGTGGCCTAATTTCTCGAGCCACCAGTAgatagcagcattgtatattagatgaaaggaacaaaaaaatgtcgTCCGCTCGGAACCTTCAATAACAATCTTTGGTCGGTGTTTTCATCCGGTTGGTAATAAAGAATGCACCGATTCCAAAGTTGCTGTAGCAACCGTTGGTGCGCCAGGATTTTGCTGAGCCATTGGGACATGTTTTGGGGGTAGCAGATGGACTAAACTCGCATTTTGGATTGTGCTGCTATATTTTACTTGGTGGATTTCATTGTCATTATTAGAGAAGGTGTTGCCTGCAGTGTTATTCCATTGACTAGCGATCGCGAAATGACACTAGTTAATCCTCGAAAGGCGACATGGCATTACCTTCCtgtttttgttgatgtttaGTAAGGCTGTAGTAGACCACTAAATGAAATTTTAATTTCTATAACGTGACCATAAGATGAAGATGTCGGCCATCAACAGCCTTGTTCCTGCGCGGTTTCTGACCATCATAGCTCATCTTGTGATTGTGATCACCATCTTTTGGACGAGGGTAAATTTGTAAACATTCGTGGTTTATTTGTTAAAACACTGCAACTCCTTTTGTCTTCAGTCAGGGGACTCAGTAACTCTCAAAATTCACTAAGTTTTACCTAATAAATTCAGATCTGCACTAGTCAAGCAGGTGTTGGGTTTTCTTTGAAGCAGATTTTTTACTGACACCAAGTCTTGTTGGTTTTACAGGAATATAACGTGGAGGCTTGCTTGCCTTTGGAGTTCACGCAAGAGCAATACAACAGGGAGGACTTAAAGTAAGGATAAATATAATGCATAAACGTTATCATGATTGTCATTTTCGAATTTGTGTCTTTGTGTTACAGGTTAGTGGTAGGGCTATCTGTCACACTTGTGTTGTTTGCAATTGAGCTGGCTGGCTTTTTCTCAGGAGTGTCCATGTTCAATGCCTGCCAAGGCCTTCTGTGTATCCTTTATCCATTTTGACCTGTTcatatgcagaggtgggtagtggcGTGTTACTAGTACTCCATTACATATACTTGAGGAACTTgacccttttaatttcataatagtaactatgaaggaactactgtattcactactcaaactaggaactattttctccactagagggcagggcactttggatgaataatgcttcatcactgtttgtttgtttgtttgtttgtttgttcttgTTTTAATGTAATTgtaatctttttaattttttttctcctttggcctaattatgtaatgggttattatacagtatcattatgacaacagttcatatagataagtttgtgctgagagaaaaaaaataccattgtttagaaaaaaaaagcagttactcaaaatgttactcattacctgagtattcttttcactgtatacttttttacttgtacttgagtacatttttgaatgactacttttactcctacttgagtaatattattttgaagtaatgctactcttacttgagtaacatttttgaCTACCCTACCACCCTCATATGTAACTTGGCCCAGCAAAATGAGTCACATTGATCCGTTTGTCAAAACTGAGGTTTTATTATAATAAAAAAGAGAATGGTGTCAGTTTTCCAATGATATAGCAGCCATTTTGCTATGTTGTTTCATCTAccaagaaattgcaactttgagttttcTTGTAGATTTATAAAATCTGCACCATTTGCCCCAGAAATTCAGATAAAACAATTGGAAAATGGCGTTCctattttttacaaaaatacgtCACTTGTCAACTAGCATGTTAGTGAGACCGATCAACCACCGGATTTGGCACAGATATACAGAAgaacaatattattaataataatatattaataatagatattgttcagccATGAAATATGTATTGACTTTTAGTCTGcaacagttcaaatggattggacatctagtaccTTCAATAGCAGTCAAAGAGTTTATAAAACATGGGGCGAACAGGGGTGTGTTCACTTTCTAAATTCAGTGTGTGTTACTAGACCAAGACACGtatgtttttaaaagataatacaaatggggaaaaagatcacaacacatcatatttgaaTGACTTGATAAGCAGTGTTAACAACTGTAATCACTTATAGACTACATTAATTCCATGACTCCTACACAGCAACAGGAGCCCATGCCAGTGCCTCGGTGGCTctgcttttctttctttttgagCAGTTGGATTGCACCGTCTACTGGTGGATTCTTGCCCTCTGCAGGTTAGTTTTCCATTGCCCCCTGCAAACTATTTGTTTTTTCCTGACATAAGCGTCACTCAGCACTGACAGTCCACTGCAGCGCATCCGTCTCTTTGTCTTATTTTGTGTTTGAGAAGTGGGAGTGCTGGACATATTGGATTATTTTTGCCCCCTGCAGGTTGGTACACGTGTGGTGATTTATGCAGCTTTGTATTTCATGTGTCCTGTTTCAGCGCACAGaccaaaaatatgaaaatatttgTCTTTGAGTCCATGACAATCTCTGTGTTCTATTTTAGTTTGCTGCCTGCCTTATTGGAGATTCTTCTGTTCATTGCTGTTTTTGGACTGGCGAAGAAACCATTATGAAAGACCTCTCAAGTGTTTAATTCCACAAGCTATCATGAATGTGGGCACAGAATACAGAAGGCATTTTTTGTGATCAATTTATCATGTTCACTTGGAGGTAACGGGTAGCCTCATGAGAACATTTGAGAGATTTGGGTCTAGCATTTCTGGATATGGTTTGCATGTTCTCATACTCATGTGGATTTTCTTCAGGTACTTGTCTTCCACTCACATTCATAAAACATGCACAGGCTCGTGGAAGTGTGTGTAAATGGTAGTCTTCAGGTGTACTTATACAGTAGAAATTGAGAGAATGAGGATAGATTTTTATATGCACAAATTGCATTGTTGTAGAACTTTTGCTGTGACTATTgcagaaatgattttttttttttttttttttttttttacattttaataaaaataatgtttgaattcaaatgttttttcatttggttaatgtatttgtttgtttatatttcaTAATTTAATGTCTTATGTGTGTGATGGGTTTTGTCATGCCCTGTGATAAGCTGGGAgttaattcagggtgtaccccgcccaaTTGCCATAGTTAGCTTGGATAGtctccagcacccccacgacCCCCGTGAGAATAAGTAGAACGGAAAatgaactagaaaatgcaatttctgaatAACATCTAGGTTGTAATAATTAATAtctgtataatttttttctttttttttaaataactgtgTTATATTTATGTTGATCATGATAAGCATTATTCCATAATATATTTCATAGCTATAATTAGATGtattttattaaattaaaaatttctTGAACTTAAGTgttatgtctgttttttttatgtatttatctgTTAtcgtttgtttggtttttttttgtttgtttgttttttgttttttccaataGACATATGTTATTATCACTATAATCAGACAGCACGTTTGTATATTGCCACTTTCTAGTTTGATAGATACTCGTGTGATTTTACGTTCCAGTTTATGGGTCCCACATTTAATTAGTTCCGGCTTAATGTTTCTCCGCTTCCTAGAGAGCTCATCTGATACCGATTCGGCTGGTTGGGCGGTTGGAAATTTGGctacattttttctttgaaaaacaCAATCAAGAAAAATTGACCCGGAACCATGGGTATGTAGGCTTTGCATAACATAGAAAGTTGATTTAGTGCGTAAGAGTATAGAAACGTCCAGCTCGATTGGCCATTTTGGTTCCGCGTACGTACCTAGCTTCTCCAGGGCACCGGTAAAACAACTAGCAccgattttaaaaataattgacacaaaatgtttaatcgattTTGATCATAATAATAGCCTTTATTCAAAATGCAGGAGTTTTATTGAATTACTACTAGCTACGCTTACGTACTTGGTGGTAGCAATAGCATTAGCTAACCTTTTGCAAGTCTTCTGCTCGAGTACTGACGTGTCATTTTTCAACTTAAAGCCAAACTTatgaaaatacataaaaaatatattactaTGTGAGCACACGTTTTTTATTAGGAAAAACTATTtctaatacagtattttatcacACCAGAAAATGCTCAATGTattttatgaaaatatataAGTCTCAGCTCCTAAATGAACAAGCTGCTGTGGAATGAAGGCATTAACGTGTTGTTGATGTGTGACTTTATTTTTACATATTCAACGTCTTTTAAATAATAGATAATAAGATTTCAAGTCATAAATACTTTTTCGTATTTTTTTTCTGGAGTTGACTAATCTAAAATCAgctgaaaacaaaaatgtcaactATTTGGAGTTGTTATTGGCTGGACGCTACAGTTGGGAGGAGCCATTGGTTATGTTCTTTTCACTCTAGGTATGCACTTTTTAGATTACATAAAttattgacatttttgtttgttgacCTCAAAGATAATGCTTGTAGCTCATACAAAGgaaattttgtagttttacaccCTTATGATGCTACTAAAACTTAACTAAATATTGGTTAAATTCTCGCCAATGTCTTGCGCCTAGTGAACAAGCAGACTAACTTGTGTGTTTGCATCTTTGCAGCAGTGAACACGGGTACATCCCTGGTTCTGTCCAGTCTGCTGTCCGTGCTTGTGTTTGCCGGCATGCAGATGTTTAGTAAGCAACTGGCATCCACTGAGTGGCTTACCATCCTGGGGGGTTTCCTGGGCTCCATCCTTTTTATCTGCTCTCTTACTGTATCCTCTTTGTCCACAGAACTGATCacttgactgtttttttttttcttcccttgaAAAGTTATGTAACTTTCTGCTATACAAAGTTCAACCTTAACTCCGTGTTTTTTCAGGCATTTAGTAATCTGGAAAATCTTT
It includes:
- the tmem107l gene encoding transmembrane protein 107 like isoform X2, producing the protein MKMSAINSLVPARFLTIIAHLVIVITIFWTREYNVEACLPLEFTQEQYNREDLKLVVGLSVTLVLFAIELAGFFSGVSMFNACQGLLSLTVHCSASVSLSYFVFEKWECWTYWIIFAPCSLLPALLEILLFIAVFGLAKKPL
- the tmem107l gene encoding transmembrane protein 107 like isoform X1, translating into MKMSAINSLVPARFLTIIAHLVIVITIFWTREYNVEACLPLEFTQEQYNREDLKLVVGLSVTLVLFAIELAGFFSGVSMFNACQGLLSTGAHASASVALLFFLFEQLDCTVYWWILALCSLLPALLEILLFIAVFGLAKKPL